TGCGCGTGACGATCCGTGCGCACCGGCGCGCCCCAGAAGGCCATCACCGCGTCGCCGATGTACTTGTCCACCTGGCCGTGCGTGGAGCGCACCACGTCCGTCATCTCCGTCAGGTAGTCGTTGAGCAGTTGGATGATCCGCTCGGGCGGCAGCTGCCCCGACAGGCGCGAGAAGCCGTCCAGGTCGCAGAAGAAGACCGTCACCTCACGGCGCTCGGGCCGCGTCAGCACCCGCAGGTCGCGCGTGACGAACCGCGCCACCTCGGGGCTGACGTACCGGCCGAGCACGCCGGTGATGAAGTGGCGCAGCTGCCGCTCGGTGCGCGAGGACTGGACGATGGTGAAGGCGAAGGTGAGCGCCATGGCCAGCAGCGGGGCCGCCATCGCCACCCAGAGCAGCCGGGTGACGAACACGTACCAGGCCACCCCGGCGTAGAGCAGCCCCACCGCGCCCATGGCGAACAGGTACACCAGCACGTCGCCAAAGGAGCGTAGGCCCCGGTTGAAGGTGAGCGCGACGAAGGCGCCAATGAGCGCCAGCCCCAGCGTCAGGAAGAGATCCACCTTCGGCGTGGCGCGGGTGATGCCCTCGGACTGCAACAGGTTCACCAGCGACTGGGCGAGCACGGCCCCCGAGGGCGTGCGCTCGCCGATGGGCGTGTGCTGGAAGTTCATCCCCTGGCGCGAGGTGTCGGTGAAGACGATGAGCCGCCCCTCGATGTCGTGCACCGCCCGGGGTGGCACGCCCTCACGCACCGCGAAGAGGTTGAGCAGCACGTTCCACGCGGGCAGCGCCCGGGACACCGAACCGCGTGAGCCCCGCCCCACCTCGGCCGCGTCCCAGCGCACCAGGCTGTAGCCGGACTCGTCGATGGGAATGGAGAACCGGTCCCCCACGTGCAGCCGGCCGTCCGCGTAGCGGAGCTGGCGCGTGTTCGCCAGGCGCATCGCCGCCACCAGCGGCATCGAGGGCAACACGTGCCGGGCCCCCTCGCGCGAACGGTAGCTCACCAGGTGCGGCACGGCCCGCACCACCCCGTCCGGATCCGCCGGCAGGGTGATGGAACCGTAGAGGCTCGCCGTGCCCAGCAGCGGCGCCACGGGATGCTCCAGCTGGCGCACCTCCGGCAGCAGCGAGGTGTCCAGCCCCTCCACCTGGACCTCCGCCAGGGACACGAAGAGCTCGAGCGGACCCACACGGAACGTGTCATCCGTGGCCCTCCGCTCCTGCACCTTCGGCGGCTCGCGGAGGCCCTGCGCCAGGACCACCCGCTGGCCCTCCTGCTCGCTGGCCACTCCCGCCCATACCTCCACCGCGTTGCCCGCCGGGATGAGGAAGGCCGGCCGCTGATCCGCCAGCACCGACTGCACCCGGCCCCGTGCCTCGGCCGCGCCAGCGAAGGTGCCGAGCCGCACGCGGTACGGCCACAGCCGGCTGCCCGCGGGAATCTCCCGGCCCGGAGACCACGCGAAGGCCAGCACCGACTTCTCCGGGTTGCGGTCCAGCAGCTTGCGGAAGGCGCGATCGTCGTCCAGTCCCTCCAGCCCGGGCGTGCCCTGCGCCAGGCAGGCGCGCGGGCTGAGCTCGGTGAAGGGGAAGTCGAGCATCACCAGCTCGGCGCCCTCGTCGAGGAGTCGGTTGGACAGGCCACCGAGGATCTCCCGGGGCCACGGGTTGGAGGCGATGCCGGGGTGCTGGTCCTGGCGGGCCTCGGCGAGCGTCTCGTCATCGAGCGCCACCACCACCACGCGGTCCGAGCGCGAGGAGCGCGCGCCCAGCGAGCGGACGCGCCAGTCGTACGTGCCGTGCTCCCAGGACTGCACCCAGGCCGAGGGGCGGGCGAGCAGCGCGAGGGGCGTGGCCTCCTCGGCGAGTTGCGAGCGGGGAACCCGGTAATAGACGAGCACCCCGAGAATGGCGCCGAAGAGCGTGGCCTGCAGGAGCGAGATGCCGAGCCGCTGCAGGAAGCGGAGACCGGCCGAGTAGATGGGAAGGCTTCGCACGGGAGCGGCCACCATAGCGCGATCCGCCCACGCGCCCAGCCCTCCCCGCGCCCTGCTATGCTCGTCCGCAGGGCCGACCTTCTGGAATGGTGCAATGAAACGCCTCGTCTTGTCCGCTGCCGCGACTGCTCTCCTGCTCTCCCCCCTTGCCTGCGACCTGGGCAAGACGGGCAATCAAATCCTCGCCGAGAACGTGATGGTGGGGACCCTCTTCTCCACGCCGGACGTGAACGTGTCGGCGGCCGCCATGGCCGGATACGACGCCGGCACGCTGCCCGACGGCGGCATCCCCGAAGGTGAGCGCATCACCATCCCCGGCCAGACGGCCGCCTTCGTCTTCTTCGGCTCGCGCAGCAGCGAGCAGGGCACCCCGCAGCCCCTGGCCAACGCCACCGTCCGGCTCGAGCCCCAGAACGGCAGTCCGCTGAGCCTCGAAAACAAGGGCGCGGGCACCTACGGCCAGACGAGTGACTTCCTCGGAGATGGCGGCATCAAGTACCAGTCCGGTGCCACCTACCGCTTCGTCGCCACGCAAGGCGGCAGCTCGTACGTGGGCGTGGTGGAGGAAGCGCCGGCCCTGGAGCGCATCGCGAGGCTCCACCCGCCCGAGGGCTTCGTCTCGCACACGGCCAACCAGGGGCTCTCGTTGCAGCGGCCGGCGGTGGCCGGCAACCAGGTGCGCACGCTGGGCTTCGTCACCGTCGTCCCCCTGGGCACCAATGGCGAGAAGGGCGAGCCCACCTACACCAACGCTCCGAAGGAGCCGCTGGACTTCCTCGAGATCGTGCTGTCCCCCGTGGAGTGGCAGAAGGAGACCATCGTCATCCCGGGCAGCGCCTTCCCCAAGCCGGGCAGCAACTACCTCGTCGTCTTCCAGACGGTGAAGACCGGCGGCCCCGAGTCCGAGAACCTCTTCGTCGGCAGCGCGCTGCTGGTGGGCACCGCCGACCTCGGCATGGTGCACACGAAGTAGCGCTCACCCCGCCTCCACCTCGAGCTCGAGCCTGCCCTCGAGCTTGAGGCGCAGCAGGTGCCCCGCGAAGCGCTCGGACTCCTCGCGGGTGAGGACGTTGCGGAAACCCGGGCCCTCGGCCACCTCCACCTCCAGCACCGGCCCACGCTGGAGGAGGCGGAAGAAGTCCTCGCCCCCCTCGGGGCGCGGCACGAAGATGGGCAGGAAGCCCTTCACGGGCAGCACCTCTCCCGGTGCTCGTACCCGGGCCATCAGGTCCGAAGCCTCCGGGCGCACCTCGCCCGGCGCGACGCCCTCCTCCGCGTACAGCGGCGCCGGTGGCAGCGACACGTCCTCCGTCGAGTCGTCGAAGAGGAAGCCGTGGCGCGAGGCGAGCCGGCCGGCGAAGAGGAACAGCAGCAGCACCGGCTCATCGCCCCCCACGCGCTCCAGGTGGAGGATGGCGCGCGTGGCGCCCACCTTGCGCAGCAGCAACCGGAGGCGGGGAGGCGCCGCGGCCAGGTAGCGCCGCACCCTGTCCTGGAGCGTGGCGCGGATCTCCCCGAAGGCGGCCTGGTACCGGGCCTCGCTCTCGGCCTCGTCCTTCGCGAGCGCCTCGCGCGCCCGCGCCAGCTTCTCCTCGGCCTGGCGCAGGAAGTCCCGCATGGGCCCCTGCTCGGAGACGAGCGCCGGCTCCCCTCCTGGTGCCGGCCCCTCCGAGGCCCCTCGCTCCTGGCTCGCCGCCCGCACCGCCCCCACCAGGAAGGAGCCCTGCTGCTCCAACCGCCCGCGCTCCTCCCGGAAGCGCAGCCGCGCCGCGCCGTGCGCCAGCCGCAGCTCGAGCCACGCGTCGTAGCCCACCTCCAGTGTCTCCACGCTCCGCACCCGGGCCAGGGCCCCACGCGTCACGGACTCCGCGGCGGCACCGGGCGAAGCTGGCTCCGCCGGGGGCACCTCCGTCCGAGACCTCGCGGGCCCGGGACGCTCCAGCGCGCCCTCCTTCGTGGCGGTCCCCACCGCGGGAGTGTCGCGCGGAGTGTCCCGGCGCAGCAGCGCGGGGACCCGCCAGGGAGGCGCCACGGTGGCAAGCTCTCGCGGTGCCTCGCGCTCCACCCGCCTCGAGGGACCGGGCGACTCCTCCACGGCGGGCACCTCCTTCGGGGTGTCGCGCCGGGCACGCCCCCGGGCCGGCGGCTCCGCCTTCGCGTCCGCACCGGGAGAGCCCTTCCGCGTCGTCCGGCCGCCGCCACGGGCCGGCTTGCGCTCCTTCCTCGACGTCACGCCACGCGCTCCTGCATGAGCGGGAGTCTACCGCCCCGAAAGTCGAAGGGGCGACCCGGAGTGACCGGATCGCCCCCACGAAGGCCGCCCGGGGAAGCCCGGACGGAGGGAATCAGACGCTCAGGCGCCGCGAGACGCGGGCTCGGAGCGCGGCTGGCCGTTGGCGTTGGACAGGGAGTCCTGGCCGTTCTGGAGCCGGCTGCGCAGGTCATCGCGCAGCTGGGCACCGGGCTTGGGCGCCATCAGCAGGCCGAGGCCCGCGCCCACCAGCAGGCCCACGGAGAAGGCTCCGAGCGCGGGCAGCATCCAGTCCGTCGGCCCCTTCTTGGTCTCCAAGCCGATCAGATCGAGCACGTCGTCCTTGTCCATCTTCTTCAGGTCGTTGATGCTGAACATCGCGGGCGCTCCATGTGAGACGTTTGGGAGGGAGAGTCAATCACACCTGGGGACCGCGCGGACCATTGGAACCACCCGCGGAGCCGCCCTCGGAGCCCGTCATGCCGGACATGCCTCGGGCCCCCACCTCGACACCGCGCATCGCCGCCTCGGCCATGCCGAGGAGCTCGTCCTTGACGAGGGGCAGCGCGGCCAGCCGCATCCCCAGGCGGATGACGCGCCCGGTGGTGCGGGTGAAGAGCCCGCCGCCGAGCACGTAGCCCACGCCGAAGGCCGCGGCCAGCATCAGGTACGGGTTGCGCTCCACGCGGCCCTTGAGGTCCATCGTGTCGCGCAGGTCCGTCACCGCGCCGCGGGCATCGTCCCACAGTTGCTGCGCGTCCGAGCCGATCCGGTCCACCCGCTGGCCGAAGCCGCCCTGATCCTGATCGCCCTGTGTCTGGCCGGTGCCATTGCCCGGATTGCTCTGGAAGGTCGCCATATCGGTACTCCGAATCTTCGAGAAAACGGTGACGTGCTCAGCGGCGGGACGCGATGCGCCCGACGATGAATCCCACGGCCACGGCCCCCAGCAGACAGGTGCCCGGATTGGCGCGGATGAAGCTCACCACGCGCGTGTTGAGATCCTCCAGGTTGCGCCGCGCCTCATCCAACTGCGGCACCACGTTCTCCTGGAACTGCCGGGCCTTGTCCTGCAGGTGCTGCGGATTGACGTCCATGGAAGCCATCCTCTTTCGGGGTTGAAGGGTGGAACGAAGGTGTGGCGTCTCAGCGCCTTTGGCTATTGCCGATGAGGAATCCGATGAAGAAAGCCGCCCCCACGCACGCCAGGGGCCGGCTGCGCACCCACTCGCGCCAGTCCGCGCGCCGCGCCACCTCCTCGCGCAGCTCGCTGACGGAGTGGACGAGCTCGGCGCGGGTGCGTGCGATCTCCGCGCGGATCTGCTCGGACGTCGGGGGCGAGGACCTCGCCTTGCCGTCAGCGGCCATTGGAGGACTCCTGGGGAAGCGCCACGGGCTGGGGCTGAGGAGCCGGAGCCTGGGCGAGCGCCGCCACGCTGCGGTTGAGCTCCTCGGTGGTGTTGTCCATGAGCCGGAAGGACTTGAGCCGCGTGGCGGCCCGGGCGATCCCCAGCCCACCTCCCACGAGGTTGGCCACCCCCACCAGCGCGAGCGCTCCGGTCCAGCCGAGCCACCGCGCCAGGAGGGCGGACAGCGCCCCGCAGACGAAGAAGTAGCCCACCAACACGAAGGGCACGAAGGCGGCGATGCGCGCCACGTCCGAGCCCATCAGGCGCGCGTCATCCATCAACTCCACGCGCGCCAGTGTCAGGTGCTGCGTCACCAGTTTGCTGAAAACATCCGTCAGCCGTCCGACGAGCACGCTCAATCCGCGCTCCGTCTGTTCGGTGCCCAAGCCCATCTGCTCCCCGGCCGTCGCTCTCATTCGGAGGCCCCAACGTAGGTCCCCCCCGTTCTCCGCGACAACCCCGTCGCGCAGACATATGTCCAGCGTTCGTCAGCTTCGGCCCTCCGACGCGCTGGAGGGCCCAGCCTAGCCGATGAGCTCGACGGGTGCCGAGCGGGGCATGTGCCCTTCCAGCGGGGCCTCCAGCCGCAGCACCAGCGGCAGGTGGTCCGAGGCCACCTCGGAGAGCGGGGTGCGGTGGGCGTGGAGATCCAACGGCCTCACGCCCGCGTCCACGTAGATGCGGTCCAGCCGCAGCACCGGGAAGCGGGAGTGGTAGGTGCGCACCGGGCTGCCCAGCTCCAGCGCCGCGTCGTGGATGGCCTGGCGCACCAGGCCGGGCACCGCGCCGGGGCCCCAATAGTTGAAATCTCCACAGACGACCACGGGATCATTCCGCACGGCATCCCGGAGGATGTCGGAGGACAACAGCAGCGCCTCCTGGCGCCGGCGCTCGCGCATGCTCAGTCCCAGGTGCAGGCAGAAGACGTGGATCTGCCGGCCATTGCCCAGGTCCAGGTCGCAGCGCAGCGCGCCCCGGGGCTCACGGCGGCCCACGCTCAGGTCGTAGTTCTTCGACTTGAGGATGGGCAGCCGGGAGAGGATGGCGTTGCCGTAGCGTCGGCCGTTGCGCACCACGTTGGGGCCGAAGGCCATGTGCAGCCCGAGCAGATCCGCCAGGTGCTCGGGCTGGTCCTCGCGCGACGTCACCCCCCGGTAGTCCCCCACCTCCTGGAGGGCGATGATGTCCGCGTTGATCTCACGCAGCACCTGGCCCACGCGGTGGAGGTCGAAGCGACCATCCGTCCCGACGCCACTGTGGATGTTGTAGGAGACGAGCGTCAGCTCCACGGCCCTGGCTATCCCTGAACGAGACGGATGCGCTGCGCGGCCAGCCGGACCGCTTCCATGGGAAGGGACAGGAGCCGCCCCGTGGCCTTGGTGGCGTCCTGGATGCCCGACTGGAGGGCGCGGAACTGGCGCAGCGCCTCATCCAGCACGTCCCGGAGCGCATTGCGCGCGACCAGCGGCTCCGCGGCCGCCGGCAGCGCGCCGATGGGCTGGCCCCGGTTGGTCGCGGTGGGCACCACCGGCGCGTTGGGCGACAGCCCCGCCAGCGCCTCGAGCTGCGCGTTCATGGCCCGCACCTGGAACATCTCCTCCGTCTCCGCGTGGTTCCGGCCGTAGTGGATGCCCTCCTTGTCGAAGCGGCGATCCACGGCGCGCCGCTCGGAGAGCTGCTTGCCCCGGCGTCGCAGGCCTCGGCTCGAGGTCGTGGTCTTCGGTACGTTGAAGTGTTCGAAACGGAAGGAACGCGGCATCCGACTATCTCCCCCTCGGAAAACGGATGCGCGGAAGCTAAGAAGCCACGCGAGCACAGTGAACGCTGGGGCTCACGGGGGCCTGCCCGTCCGCCCGCCCCTCGACTGGCGAGGCATGCGCCCCTTCCCCCTCCGAGGGTCGGCGCTGACAGCCACGCGGCGGACACTCGGGGGGTTGTCGCTGTCGGCATTCGTTGACGCTCCCCCCGCCCGCACGCATATCTCGCCCCCGTGCATATCCCCACGCTCCGGAGGCTTCCCTTCCTCCTGCTGTTCCTCGGCCTGTCCGCCCTCGCGTCCGAGGGGCGGCCCCTCCTCTCCCTCCAGCCTGGAACGGCCCGGCCAGGAGACCCGGTGCTCGTCACCGTGCGCGGCCTGAACGAGGCCCCCACTGGCACGCTGGGAGAGCGCCCGCTGCGCTTCTACCCGGTGGGTGACGGTTTCCAGGCCGTCACGGGCCTCCCGGTGGAACAGACGCCGGGACAGGTGGCGGTGAAGGTGACGGTGCCGACCACCGGGAGCGCCGCCCCCGTGGAGCTCTCGGGCACGCTGAAGGTGGTGGCGCCGGGCTGGCCCGCGCGCACGCTGAAGGTGGCCAGCAAGTTCGTGAAGCCGCCGCCAGAGGTGCAGACGCGCATGGAGCAGGACAAGGCCGCCTTCGCCGCCGCCTTCGCCCAGGGCTTCGTCCCCCCCGCCTTCGGAGAGAACTTCGCCTGGCCGCGCCAGGGCCGCGTCACCGCGCCCTACGGCGACCTGCGCACCTTCAATGGCAAGAAGCAGAGCCAGCACTTCGGCACCGACGTGGACGGGGCCGTGGGCACACCCATCTACGCGGCCAACGCGGGCACGGTGGTGATGAAGCGGGACAACTACGCCTCGGGCAATACGGTGCTCGTGTACCACGGGGCCGGCCTCTACACGGCCTACTTCCACCTCTCCGCCTTCGAGGTGAAGGAGGGCCAGCGCGTGGAACGTGGCCAGCTCCTGGGCAAGGTGGGCAACACCGGCCGCGTCACCGGCCCCCACCTCCACTGGGGCGTGAAGGTGGATGACCTCTGGGTGGACGGCGAGACGCTGCTGAAGCTCGACTTCGGCACCGCCCCGGCCCCCGCCGTCACCCAGCGCGACAAGGAGTAGGCCTCACCACGCCTTGCCGATGCCGAGCGCGGCCCGGGCCTCGTCCGGGCTCATCGGCTCGCGGCCGATGTCTCGCGCCAGCCGCACCGCCTTCTCCACCAGCGGCCCGTTGCCCTTGGCCATCTCCTTGCCGGCCGGGTCCAGGTAGAAGTTGTCCTCCAGGCCCACGCGGATGTTGCCGCCGAGCACCAGCGCCGCGGCCACCAGCT
This is a stretch of genomic DNA from Archangium violaceum. It encodes these proteins:
- a CDS encoding adenylate/guanylate cyclase domain-containing protein; amino-acid sequence: MRSLPIYSAGLRFLQRLGISLLQATLFGAILGVLVYYRVPRSQLAEEATPLALLARPSAWVQSWEHGTYDWRVRSLGARSSRSDRVVVVALDDETLAEARQDQHPGIASNPWPREILGGLSNRLLDEGAELVMLDFPFTELSPRACLAQGTPGLEGLDDDRAFRKLLDRNPEKSVLAFAWSPGREIPAGSRLWPYRVRLGTFAGAAEARGRVQSVLADQRPAFLIPAGNAVEVWAGVASEQEGQRVVLAQGLREPPKVQERRATDDTFRVGPLELFVSLAEVQVEGLDTSLLPEVRQLEHPVAPLLGTASLYGSITLPADPDGVVRAVPHLVSYRSREGARHVLPSMPLVAAMRLANTRQLRYADGRLHVGDRFSIPIDESGYSLVRWDAAEVGRGSRGSVSRALPAWNVLLNLFAVREGVPPRAVHDIEGRLIVFTDTSRQGMNFQHTPIGERTPSGAVLAQSLVNLLQSEGITRATPKVDLFLTLGLALIGAFVALTFNRGLRSFGDVLVYLFAMGAVGLLYAGVAWYVFVTRLLWVAMAAPLLAMALTFAFTIVQSSRTERQLRHFITGVLGRYVSPEVARFVTRDLRVLTRPERREVTVFFCDLDGFSRLSGQLPPERIIQLLNDYLTEMTDVVRSTHGQVDKYIGDAVMAFWGAPVRTDRHAHHACEAALKVNAVLQERQAYWEKTYGHSLRCRIGIDSGEVLVGGMGSDLEARYSVMGGSVKLSMFLESLNREYGSFVLVGDAVARLAQDAYVFREVDRLRMKGRAEPLRIHELVGRKGEINPQGQERLALYEQALIAYHQRRFDEALALFTRGVEEFQDSVAGLYAERCRKFAQAAPPEDWDGVFALEGN
- a CDS encoding YtxH domain-containing protein, with protein sequence MFSINDLKKMDKDDVLDLIGLETKKGPTDWMLPALGAFSVGLLVGAGLGLLMAPKPGAQLRDDLRSRLQNGQDSLSNANGQPRSEPASRGA
- a CDS encoding DUF3618 domain-containing protein, with amino-acid sequence MAADGKARSSPPTSEQIRAEIARTRAELVHSVSELREEVARRADWREWVRSRPLACVGAAFFIGFLIGNSQRR
- a CDS encoding phage holin family protein; its protein translation is MRATAGEQMGLGTEQTERGLSVLVGRLTDVFSKLVTQHLTLARVELMDDARLMGSDVARIAAFVPFVLVGYFFVCGALSALLARWLGWTGALALVGVANLVGGGLGIARAATRLKSFRLMDNTTEELNRSVAALAQAPAPQPQPVALPQESSNGR
- a CDS encoding endonuclease/exonuclease/phosphatase family protein, whose translation is MELTLVSYNIHSGVGTDGRFDLHRVGQVLREINADIIALQEVGDYRGVTSREDQPEHLADLLGLHMAFGPNVVRNGRRYGNAILSRLPILKSKNYDLSVGRREPRGALRCDLDLGNGRQIHVFCLHLGLSMRERRRQEALLLSSDILRDAVRNDPVVVCGDFNYWGPGAVPGLVRQAIHDAALELGSPVRTYHSRFPVLRLDRIYVDAGVRPLDLHAHRTPLSEVASDHLPLVLRLEAPLEGHMPRSAPVELIG
- a CDS encoding M23 family metallopeptidase, translated to MPTLRRLPFLLLFLGLSALASEGRPLLSLQPGTARPGDPVLVTVRGLNEAPTGTLGERPLRFYPVGDGFQAVTGLPVEQTPGQVAVKVTVPTTGSAAPVELSGTLKVVAPGWPARTLKVASKFVKPPPEVQTRMEQDKAAFAAAFAQGFVPPAFGENFAWPRQGRVTAPYGDLRTFNGKKQSQHFGTDVDGAVGTPIYAANAGTVVMKRDNYASGNTVLVYHGAGLYTAYFHLSAFEVKEGQRVERGQLLGKVGNTGRVTGPHLHWGVKVDDLWVDGETLLKLDFGTAPAPAVTQRDKE